From the genome of Paraburkholderia aromaticivorans, one region includes:
- the thiE gene encoding thiamine phosphate synthase: MTKSLTLKDRDLFWPPADELTEAAERIRARLGDWPPTHAPWRICLTAPDEPNGGDLILIADAQQHGEQMARWLVRGAGVIEAAEDKATLHLGGDKYRLEGHLAEDWVAALAAFLDCGFDPHDALVLALAWRDGDETRADDAFPADISHFPRLAGLPEAPSQAFARCPEQLGLYPVLPSAEWVERVVGFGVKTVQLRRKSAEPAAELKREIARCVAVGREYDAQVFINDHWQAALEAGAYGVHLGQEDVHTADLAALAAAGVRLGLSTHGFYEILKALHFRPSYIALGAVFPTTTKVMPTEPQGLRRLARYVRLLDGVVPLVAIGGIDLQVLPDVLATGVGCAAVVRAVTEAADPAAALSALQQAFTQ; this comes from the coding sequence ATGACGAAGAGTTTGACATTGAAAGACCGCGACCTCTTCTGGCCGCCCGCCGACGAACTCACCGAAGCCGCCGAGCGCATCCGCGCCCGGCTGGGCGACTGGCCGCCGACGCACGCGCCATGGCGCATCTGCCTGACCGCGCCGGACGAACCGAACGGCGGCGACCTGATCCTGATCGCCGACGCGCAGCAGCACGGCGAGCAGATGGCGCGCTGGCTGGTGCGCGGCGCCGGCGTGATCGAAGCCGCCGAGGACAAGGCCACGCTGCATCTGGGCGGCGACAAATACCGCCTGGAAGGTCATCTGGCGGAAGATTGGGTTGCCGCGCTGGCGGCGTTCCTCGACTGCGGCTTCGATCCGCATGACGCGCTGGTGCTGGCGCTCGCCTGGCGCGACGGCGACGAAACCCGGGCCGACGACGCTTTTCCCGCCGACATCAGCCACTTCCCGCGTCTTGCCGGCTTGCCCGAGGCGCCGTCGCAGGCATTCGCGCGCTGCCCCGAGCAGCTGGGCCTGTATCCGGTGCTGCCGAGCGCGGAATGGGTCGAACGGGTGGTGGGCTTCGGCGTGAAGACCGTGCAGCTGCGCCGCAAATCGGCCGAACCCGCCGCCGAACTGAAGCGCGAAATCGCCCGCTGCGTGGCCGTCGGCCGTGAGTACGACGCTCAGGTGTTCATCAACGACCATTGGCAGGCCGCGCTCGAAGCCGGCGCGTACGGCGTCCACCTCGGGCAGGAAGACGTGCATACGGCGGACCTCGCCGCGCTCGCGGCCGCAGGCGTGCGGCTCGGCCTGTCGACTCACGGTTTCTACGAGATTCTGAAGGCGCTGCATTTCCGGCCAAGTTACATTGCACTGGGCGCGGTGTTTCCGACCACCACCAAGGTCATGCCGACCGAGCCGCAGGGCCTGCGGCGCCTCGCCCGCTACGTGCGGCTGCTCGACGGCGTCGTGCCGCTGGTGGCGATCGGCGGGATCGACCTGCAGGTGCTGCCCGACGTGCTGGCGACGGGCGTCGGCTGCGCGGCCGTGGTGCGGGCGGTGACGGAAGCGGCGGATCCGGCCGCGGCCCTTTCTGCACTGCAACAAGCGTTTACGCAATAA
- a CDS encoding ABC transporter ATP-binding protein yields the protein MSSSPETLLELRDVDFGYGDRLVLSNLNLRFKRGQVVAVMGGSGCGKTTVLRLIGGLVRAQRGEILFDGQDVGRQTRDGLYALRRKMGMLFQFGALFTDMSVFENVAFALREHTDLPEQLIRDLVLMKLNAVGLRGARDLLPSEISGGMARRVALARAIALDPELMMYDEPFAGLDPISLGITANLIRALNQALGATSILVTHDVPESFAIADYVYFLANGGVHAEGTPAELRESTDPTVRQFIDGAPDGPFKFHYPGKTPLAADFGIGGGQS from the coding sequence GTGTCTTCCTCACCCGAGACCTTACTCGAGCTGCGCGACGTCGACTTCGGTTACGGCGACCGGCTCGTTCTGTCGAACCTGAATCTGCGCTTCAAGCGCGGCCAGGTGGTCGCGGTCATGGGCGGCTCGGGCTGTGGCAAGACCACGGTGCTGCGCCTGATCGGCGGTCTCGTGCGCGCGCAGCGCGGCGAGATTCTGTTCGACGGCCAGGACGTCGGCCGGCAAACGCGCGACGGCCTCTACGCGCTGCGCCGCAAAATGGGCATGCTGTTCCAGTTTGGCGCGCTTTTCACCGATATGTCCGTGTTCGAAAACGTCGCCTTCGCGCTGCGTGAGCATACCGACCTTCCCGAACAACTGATCCGCGACCTCGTGCTGATGAAGCTCAACGCGGTCGGCTTGCGCGGCGCTCGCGACCTGCTGCCGTCGGAGATCTCCGGCGGCATGGCGCGGCGCGTGGCGCTCGCGCGCGCCATCGCGCTCGATCCCGAACTGATGATGTACGACGAGCCGTTCGCCGGTCTCGATCCGATCTCGCTCGGCATCACCGCGAACCTGATTCGCGCGCTGAATCAGGCGCTCGGCGCCACCTCGATCCTCGTCACGCACGACGTGCCGGAATCGTTCGCGATTGCGGATTACGTCTACTTCCTCGCCAATGGCGGAGTCCATGCCGAAGGCACGCCCGCCGAATTGCGGGAGTCGACCGACCCCACGGTGCGCCAGTTCATCGACGGCGCGCCGGACGGTCCCTTCAAATTTCACTACCCCGGCAAGACGCCGCTCGCGGCGGACTTCGGCATCGGCGGAGGTCAGTCATGA
- the mlaE gene encoding lipid asymmetry maintenance ABC transporter permease subunit MlaE — MISAIGRSVLDGLGTAGYATRFFLRLVLEFFPLLRRPRLVTKQIHFVGNYSLVIIAVSGLFVGFVLGLQGYYTLNRYGSEQALGLLVALSLVRELGPVITALLFAGRAGTSLTAEIGLMKAGEQLTAMEMMAVDPVKVVVAPRLWAGIISMPILAAIFSAVGVLGGYVVGVLLIGVDAGAFWSQMQGGVDVWRDVGAGVVKSVVFGLAVTFVALFQGYEAKPTPEGVSRATTKTVVYASLAVLGLDFLLTALMFS; from the coding sequence ATGATCAGTGCGATCGGCCGCTCGGTGCTCGACGGGCTGGGCACGGCCGGCTATGCCACGCGCTTTTTCTTGCGGCTGGTGCTCGAATTTTTCCCGTTGCTGCGCCGTCCGCGTCTTGTCACGAAGCAGATCCACTTCGTGGGTAACTATTCGCTGGTGATCATTGCCGTGTCGGGCCTGTTCGTCGGCTTCGTGCTCGGCCTTCAGGGCTATTACACGCTGAACCGGTACGGCTCGGAGCAGGCGCTCGGGTTGCTGGTGGCGCTGTCGCTCGTGCGCGAACTCGGCCCGGTGATCACGGCGCTGCTGTTCGCCGGGCGCGCCGGCACGTCGCTCACGGCAGAGATCGGCTTGATGAAAGCGGGCGAGCAATTGACCGCGATGGAAATGATGGCGGTGGACCCGGTGAAGGTCGTGGTCGCACCGCGCCTGTGGGCCGGCATTATTTCGATGCCGATCCTCGCGGCGATTTTCAGCGCGGTCGGCGTGCTCGGCGGCTACGTGGTCGGCGTGCTGCTGATCGGCGTCGACGCCGGCGCGTTCTGGTCGCAGATGCAAGGCGGCGTCGATGTCTGGCGCGATGTCGGCGCGGGGGTCGTCAAGAGCGTGGTGTTCGGCCTTGCGGTGACGTTCGTTGCGCTGTTTCAGGGCTATGAAGCCAAGCCGACGCCGGAAGGCGTGTCGCGCGCCACGACCAAGACTGTCGTGTACGCGTCGCTTGCGGTGCTCGGGCTCGATTTTCTGCTGACCGCACTGATGTTCAGCTAA
- the mlaD gene encoding outer membrane lipid asymmetry maintenance protein MlaD, giving the protein MKKTALDFWVGLFVVLGFVALLFLALKAGNMSSLSFQATYPVKLKFDNIGGLKARAPVKSAGVTVGRVGSIGFDSNAYQAVVTIDLDKQYQFPKDTSAKILTSGLLGEQYIGLEPGGDSEMLKAGDTISMTQSAIVLENLIGQFLYSKAADSGASKPGAVASTPAPAAPSLPASGAAAQ; this is encoded by the coding sequence ATGAAAAAGACTGCTCTCGACTTCTGGGTCGGCCTGTTCGTGGTGTTGGGTTTCGTGGCGTTGCTGTTTCTCGCGCTGAAGGCCGGCAACATGAGCTCGTTGTCGTTCCAGGCAACGTATCCGGTCAAGCTCAAGTTCGACAATATCGGCGGACTGAAGGCGCGCGCGCCCGTGAAGAGCGCGGGTGTGACGGTCGGTCGCGTCGGGTCGATCGGCTTCGACAGCAACGCGTACCAGGCCGTCGTCACGATCGATCTGGACAAGCAATACCAGTTTCCGAAAGACACGTCGGCGAAGATTCTGACCTCGGGTCTGCTGGGTGAACAGTACATCGGGCTCGAACCGGGCGGCGACAGCGAGATGCTCAAAGCGGGCGACACCATCTCCATGACGCAGTCGGCGATCGTGCTGGAAAACCTCATCGGACAGTTTCTGTATAGCAAGGCTGCCGATTCGGGTGCGTCCAAGCCGGGCGCGGTTGCGAGCACACCCGCGCCCGCGGCGCCGAGCCTGCCCGCCTCCGGCGCGGCGGCTCAATAA
- a CDS encoding MlaA family lipoprotein has translation MQTTRIKTARAFPLGKLAVVAMLLAGCTTVQTPTKGDPLEGLNRTMFTVNDKIDQYALKPVAKGYVWATPQPVRDSVTNFFSNIGDVYIAANNLLQLKITDGVEDIMRIVINTVFGVGGLFDVATLAKLPKHDNDLGLTLGHYGVPAGPYLVLPLFGPSTVRDAVGSIGNYYVNPLSYIDPAGLSWALYGLNVVNTRANLLSASDVLEGAALDKYSFVRNAYLQRRQYLLSDNKQSQALPNYGEEAPLPKYDDVDGSAAGAPAGAVTGTAGAAGTPGAAAAKPAPASGAAAATPPQAASGTAAAPEAASGSTETPPLDLNGGPETTQIPAGQLVPPTRFNFPSFKLR, from the coding sequence ATGCAGACCACGCGCATCAAGACCGCACGCGCTTTCCCGCTCGGTAAGCTGGCGGTCGTCGCCATGCTGCTCGCCGGCTGTACGACCGTGCAGACGCCGACCAAGGGCGATCCGCTCGAAGGTTTGAACCGCACGATGTTCACCGTCAACGACAAGATCGACCAGTACGCGCTCAAGCCGGTCGCGAAGGGCTACGTGTGGGCGACTCCGCAGCCGGTGCGCGACAGCGTGACGAATTTCTTTTCGAACATCGGCGACGTCTACATTGCGGCGAACAACCTGCTGCAGTTGAAGATCACCGACGGTGTCGAAGACATCATGCGGATCGTGATCAACACGGTGTTCGGTGTCGGCGGTCTGTTCGACGTGGCAACGCTCGCCAAGCTGCCCAAGCACGACAACGACCTCGGCCTGACGCTCGGTCACTATGGCGTGCCGGCGGGCCCGTACCTCGTGCTGCCGCTGTTCGGGCCGAGCACCGTGCGCGATGCGGTCGGCTCGATCGGCAACTATTATGTGAACCCGCTCAGCTATATCGATCCGGCGGGGCTGAGCTGGGCGCTGTACGGCCTGAACGTGGTCAACACGCGCGCCAATCTGCTGAGCGCGAGCGATGTGTTGGAAGGCGCCGCACTGGATAAATACTCGTTCGTGCGCAATGCGTATCTGCAACGCCGTCAGTACTTGTTGTCGGACAACAAGCAGTCGCAGGCGCTACCGAACTATGGCGAAGAAGCGCCGCTGCCGAAATACGACGACGTCGACGGCAGCGCGGCCGGTGCGCCGGCTGGCGCCGTAACCGGTACGGCCGGCGCGGCGGGCACGCCGGGTGCTGCCGCCGCGAAGCCGGCGCCGGCCTCCGGGGCGGCCGCGGCCACGCCGCCGCAAGCGGCGTCGGGCACCGCGGCAGCGCCGGAAGCCGCGTCGGGCAGCACCGAAACGCCGCCGCTGGACCTGAATGGCGGCCCTGAAACGACGCAGATTCCGGCCGGCCAACTGGTGCCGCCTACGCGTTTCAACTTTCCGTCATTCAAATTGCGTTGA